One genomic segment of Stegostoma tigrinum isolate sSteTig4 chromosome 21, sSteTig4.hap1, whole genome shotgun sequence includes these proteins:
- the LOC125462917 gene encoding uncharacterized protein LOC125462917 isoform X2 — protein MEPVPEHCVTCSPGHPENILGVTVTGLKPRRMVEVHIKRSLSVREANLSGKELKWQSLPTKIPLRSLSHREGAGLCELGIAGRESKRKQAERDDVGSPPVNNSLSTEAGVMKEASKERSKEAKRGKKSQTFFGKITNFLWRRKGDEKKEDGCKKSKELGAPQAEESSEGNGEQLLGESQEAPGDQQTIPHKTKARKKNSLYRVFSFKKYNSEVKEAQGGPGASKIRAERPKQLVLRTVCKPRLNKTAHDSESVYEQVSEEVDRIVRTLDSSEGKDKCLKETHSVEELETDGPKESADNSISKIIAILQNVGDRVDTELQGDVLLSTFFNEISYNSFKELADQYIQSEVRSNVTQENPDLVKFAFTLDFTAKVAGLCGHQIKQITGFGSQYLRETCWHLPSFSVQETANNTERVPSPD, from the exons ATGGAGCCAGTGCCTGAACATTGTGTCACTTGCTCCCCTGGTCACCCAGAGAATATTCTTGGTGTGACCGTTACTGGGCTGAAACCTCGCAGAATGGTGGAAGTCCACATCAAGCGCAGCTTAAGTGTGAGAGAAGCTAATTTGAGCGGGAAGGAGCTGAAGTGGCAATCGCTCCCTACAAAGATCCCATTGAGGAGCCTGAGCCATCGAGAAGGAGCTGGGCTGTGTGAGCTGGGGATAGCAGGCAGGGAGAGCAAAAGGAAGCAGGCTGAACGAGACGATGTGGGCTCACCTCCAGTCAATAACTCTTTGAGCACTGAGGCAGGGGTGATGAAGGAAGCCAGCAAGGAAAGGAGCAAGGAGGCAAAAAGAGGGAAGAAGTCTCAAACTTTCTTCGGGAAGATCACCAACTTCCTGTGGAGAAGGAAAGGCGATGAAAAGAAAGAAGATGGATGTAAAAAATCCAAGGAGCTTGGTGCTCCTCAGGCAGAAGAGTCTTCTGAAGGGAATGGGGAGCAGTTACTTGGCGAGAGCCAGGAGGCACCTGGAGACCAGCAGACCATCCCTCACAAAACCAAGGCCAGGAAGAAAAACAGTCTCTACAGAGTTTTCTCTTTTAAGAAGTATAATTCTGAAGTGAAAGAGGCCCAGGGAGGCCCAGGAGCCAGCAAGATTAGAGCAGAGCGTCCGAAACAACTGGTTCTGAGAACTGTGTGCAAGCCCAGGCTGAATAAAACAG CTCACGACTCTGAGTCTGTGTATGAGCAGGTGTCCGAGGAAGTGGACCGGATAGTTCGGACTCTTGACTCCAGTGAAGGCAAAGACAAGTGTCTGAAGGAAACGCACTCAGTCGAAGAATTAGAAACAGATGGGCCAAAAGAATCTG CCGACAACTCCATTTCCAAAATTATTGCAATACTCCAAAATGTTGGTGATCGCGTTGATACAGAG CTCCAAGGAGATGTGTTGCTTTCCACATTCTTCAATGAGATCAGCTATAATTCcttcaaagaactggcagatCAATACATCCAAAGTGAAGTCAGGAGCAACGTGACGCAGGAGAACCCTGACCTGGTCAAGTTTGCTTTTACACTCGATTTTACGGCGAAGGTGGCAGGGCTGTGTGGCCATCAGATCAAACAGATTACTGGCTTTGGGAGCCAGTATCTCCGGGAGACTTGTTGGCACCTGCCCAGTTTCAGTGTGCAG GAAACAGCAAACAACACTGAGAGAGTTCCAAGTCCAGATTGA
- the LOC125462917 gene encoding uncharacterized protein LOC125462917 isoform X1 has translation MEPVPEHCVTCSPGHPENILGVTVTGLKPRRMVEVHIKRSLSVREANLSGKELKWQSLPTKIPLRSLSHREGAGLCELGIAGRESKRKQAERDDVGSPPVNNSLSTEAGVMKEASKERSKEAKRGKKSQTFFGKITNFLWRRKGDEKKEDGCKKSKELGAPQAEESSEGNGEQLLGESQEAPGDQQTIPHKTKARKKNSLYRVFSFKKYNSEVKEAQGGPGASKIRAERPKQLVLRTVCKPRLNKTAHDSESVYEQVSEEVDRIVRTLDSSEGKDKCLKETHSVEELETDGPKESADNSISKIIAILQNVGDRVDTELQGDVLLSTFFNEISYNSFKELADQYIQSEVRSNVTQENPDLVKFAFTLDFTAKVAGLCGHQIKQITGFGSQYLRETCWHLPSFSVQQETANNTERVPSPD, from the exons ATGGAGCCAGTGCCTGAACATTGTGTCACTTGCTCCCCTGGTCACCCAGAGAATATTCTTGGTGTGACCGTTACTGGGCTGAAACCTCGCAGAATGGTGGAAGTCCACATCAAGCGCAGCTTAAGTGTGAGAGAAGCTAATTTGAGCGGGAAGGAGCTGAAGTGGCAATCGCTCCCTACAAAGATCCCATTGAGGAGCCTGAGCCATCGAGAAGGAGCTGGGCTGTGTGAGCTGGGGATAGCAGGCAGGGAGAGCAAAAGGAAGCAGGCTGAACGAGACGATGTGGGCTCACCTCCAGTCAATAACTCTTTGAGCACTGAGGCAGGGGTGATGAAGGAAGCCAGCAAGGAAAGGAGCAAGGAGGCAAAAAGAGGGAAGAAGTCTCAAACTTTCTTCGGGAAGATCACCAACTTCCTGTGGAGAAGGAAAGGCGATGAAAAGAAAGAAGATGGATGTAAAAAATCCAAGGAGCTTGGTGCTCCTCAGGCAGAAGAGTCTTCTGAAGGGAATGGGGAGCAGTTACTTGGCGAGAGCCAGGAGGCACCTGGAGACCAGCAGACCATCCCTCACAAAACCAAGGCCAGGAAGAAAAACAGTCTCTACAGAGTTTTCTCTTTTAAGAAGTATAATTCTGAAGTGAAAGAGGCCCAGGGAGGCCCAGGAGCCAGCAAGATTAGAGCAGAGCGTCCGAAACAACTGGTTCTGAGAACTGTGTGCAAGCCCAGGCTGAATAAAACAG CTCACGACTCTGAGTCTGTGTATGAGCAGGTGTCCGAGGAAGTGGACCGGATAGTTCGGACTCTTGACTCCAGTGAAGGCAAAGACAAGTGTCTGAAGGAAACGCACTCAGTCGAAGAATTAGAAACAGATGGGCCAAAAGAATCTG CCGACAACTCCATTTCCAAAATTATTGCAATACTCCAAAATGTTGGTGATCGCGTTGATACAGAG CTCCAAGGAGATGTGTTGCTTTCCACATTCTTCAATGAGATCAGCTATAATTCcttcaaagaactggcagatCAATACATCCAAAGTGAAGTCAGGAGCAACGTGACGCAGGAGAACCCTGACCTGGTCAAGTTTGCTTTTACACTCGATTTTACGGCGAAGGTGGCAGGGCTGTGTGGCCATCAGATCAAACAGATTACTGGCTTTGGGAGCCAGTATCTCCGGGAGACTTGTTGGCACCTGCCCAGTTTCAGTGTGCAG CAGGAAACAGCAAACAACACTGAGAGAGTTCCAAGTCCAGATTGA